CGCTCGACTCGCCCACGAGGTTGATGAGGCCCACCTCGGCGCTGGTGGCCACATGCGTGCCGGCGCACAGCTCGCGCGACCACGGGCCGCCGATGTCGACCATGCGCACGGTCTCGCCGTACTTCTCGCCGAACAGGGCCATCGCCCCGGCCGCCTTGGCGTCGTCGAGCGAGAGCACGCGGGTGGAGACCTCGAGGTTCTCGCGAACGGCGTTGTTGGCGATCTCCTCGATCTCGCTGCGCGTGGACTCCGACAGCGCCTGCGACCAGGCGAAGTCGAAGCGCAGGTAACCGGCGCGGTTGAGCGATCCCGCCTGCGTCGCGGTCCTGCCCAGGGTGTCGCGCAGGGCAGCGTGCACGAGGTGCGTGGCGGAGTGTGCCTGGCGCGCGGCGCGGCGGTTCGCGGCGTCCACGACCGAGCGGGCGGGCTGCCCGAGTCCGACCTCGCCGACGGTGACCTCGACCGTGTGGCTGACCAGGCCCGGCAGCGGCTTCTGGACGTCGAGCACCTCGAGTTCGAAGCCCGGCCCGACGATGACGCCCTTGTCGGCGACCTGGCCGCCCGACTCGGCGTACAGCGCGGTCTCGGCCAGGATCACCTCGACGATCTCGCCCTGGGCGGCGCGGTCGACGGCGCGGCCGTCGGCGAGCAGCCCGAGCACGCTCGACTCCGTCTCGAGGTCGGTGTAGCCGGTGAAGACCGTTTCGCCCAGCGCGCGGAACTCGCGGTAGACCCCGGGATCGGCGAGGGCCCGCTTGCGCGACTTGGCGTCGGCCTTGGCACGCGCCCGCTGCTCCTGCATGAGCGTGTCGAACGCGGCGCGGTCGACGCTGAGCCCGGCCTCTTCGGCGATCTCGAGCGTCAGATCGATGGGGAACCCGTAGGTGTCGTGCAGCAGGAAGGCCTCGTCGCCGGCGATCGAGGTGCCGCCGGCATCCTTGGTCTTCTCCACGGCGAGGTCGAGGATCGTCGACCCCGACGCCAGCGTGCGCAGGAACGTCTCCTCCTCGGCGAAGGCCGAGCGCGAGATGCGGTCCCAGTCCTCCGTCACGACGGGGTAGGCGGTGCTCATCGCGTCGCGAGACGCGCTGAACAGCTCGGGGAACGTCGCCACGTCGACGCCGAGGAGCCGCATCGAGCGGATGGTGCGGCGCATGAGGCGGCGCAGGATGTAGCCGCGGCCCTCGTTCGAGGGCGTCACGCCGTCGGAGAGCAGCATCAGCGACGAGCGCACGTGATCGGCGATGACGCGGAAGCGCACGTCGTCCTCGTGGTTCGCTCCGTAGCGGCGGCCGGAGAGATCGACGGCACGGTCGAGCACGGGGCGCACCTGGTCGGTCTCGTACATGTTCTCGACGCCCTGCTTGATGAAGGCCACGCGCTCGAGGCCCATGCCGGTGTCGATGTTCTTCTTCGGCAGCTCGCCGACGACGTCGAACTCCGTCTTGGAGCGCACGTTCGTGATCTCGTACTGCATGAACACGAGGTTCCAGATCTCGGTGAACCGGTCGTCGTCGACCGCCGGCCCGCCGTCGCGGCCGTACTTCGGCCCGCGGTCGAAGTAGATCTCGGAGCAGGGGCCGGCGGGACCGGGCTGACCGGTGGACCAGTAGTTGTCCGCAGCGCCGAACCGCTGGATGCGCTCCTCTGGCAGGCCGATCCCGCGCCACAGGCCGAACGCCTCGTCGTCGTCCTCGTACACGGTGACCCACAGGTCCCGCTCGTCGAAGCCGAGTCCGCCGGAGGCCTCGGGGCTGGTGAGGAGCTCCCACGCGTACTCGATCGCGCCCTGCTTGAAGTAGTCGCCGAAGGACCAGTTGCCGAGCATCTGGAAGAACGTGCCGTGACGGGCGGTCTTGCCGACCTCTTCGATGTCGTTGGTGCGGATGCACTTCTGCACGTCGGCGGCGCGCGCGTACGGCGCCGGGACCGTTCCGTTGAGATACGGGATGAACGGCACCATGCCCGCGATCGTGAAGAGGATCGACGGGTCGGGGCTCACGAGGGACGCCGACGGCACGATGGTGTGGTCGTTCTTCTCGAAGTAGTCGAGGTAGCGCTGCGCGATCTCAGCGGTCTTCATTGCGGTCCTTGCAGTGGGCGGTCTTCTCCCCCGGGAGGGGAGGATGTGCGGGGGTGGGGGTCAGTCCGTGGGCTTGCCGGCGTCTGCGACGGCTTCCGCCACGGCGTCACGGGCGGTCTGGGCGGCGCCGGCGGCCGCGTCCTTGACCTCGTCGGCCAGGCCCGCGATGCGCGACTCCTGCTCGCGGTACGCGTCGGCGATGCGATCGGTGAACTGCCCGATGCGCGCGTCGACCTCGGCGAGCACTTCGTGTCCGCGGGGATCCTTGTTGACCAGGTGCGCGAGCACGAACCCGCCGGCAATGCCCAACAGGAACCACAGCAGATTCTTCATGTCACCACTTCCTCGGCCGCGGGCGCGGCATCTGTCCATCGTAGGTGCAAACGACGAAGGGCGCCGGGAGACCCGGCGCCCTTCTGCGCCGCTCGCTGCGCGAGCGGGGCGAGACGAACCGACTCAGCGAGCCGCGTAGTACTCGACGACGAGCTGGACGTCGCAGACGACCGGAACCTCGGCGCGCTTGGGGCGGCGCACGAGACGGGCCTGCAGCTTGTCGAGCTCGACCTCGAGGTAGCCCGGAACGGGGGGCAGGACCTCGGCGTGACCGCCGGCGGCTGCCACCTGGAAGGGCTCGAGGGCCTCGCTCTTGGCCTTGACGTGGATGAGCTGACCCGGCTTCACGCGGAACGACGGGCGGTCGACGAGCTGGCCGTCCACGAGGATGTGGCGGTGCACGACGAGCTGGCGGGCCTGCGCGGTGGTGCGGGCGAAGCCGGCGCGCACGACGAGGGCGTCCAGACGCATCTCGAGCTGCTCGACGAGGTTCTCACCCGTCAGACCGTCCTTGCGGCGGGCCTCCTCGAACTGGATGCGCAGCTGCTTCTCGCGGATGCCGTACTGCTCGCGCAGACGCTGCTTCTCGCGGAGGCGGACGGCGTAGTCGCTGTCGGCCTTGCGCTTGGTGCGGCCGTGCTCGCCGGGGGCGTACGGGCGCTTCTCGAGGTAGCGGGCGGCCTTCGGGGTCAGTGCGACACCGAGGGCACGGGACATGCGGACCTTGCGGCGGTCCTGGGACTTCGTAGCCACGAAGTGTTCCTTCCGATGACGTGGCCGCGACTTTCGCGGCTCACGGACGTATCTCCCCGACTCCGCCCCCTCGGTTCGCACGCCGGGGCGATACCGAAAGGTGGATGAAGAAGAAGGGGGATGCCCGAAAACCCGGTTTCGAGCCGATCCATGCTACCAGACCGGCGCTGATCGCCCGCTGGAGCGCGGGCGGCCTACTCGTCCGAGCCCAGGATGCGCCGGATCTTCGCGAGCCGGGCCTGGATGTCGCGCTCCTGCCCGCGGGCCGTCGGCTCGTAGTAGCGGCGCCCGCGCAGCTCGTCGGGAAGGTACTGCT
This region of Microbacterium thalassium genomic DNA includes:
- the alaS gene encoding alanine--tRNA ligase — encoded protein: MKTAEIAQRYLDYFEKNDHTIVPSASLVSPDPSILFTIAGMVPFIPYLNGTVPAPYARAADVQKCIRTNDIEEVGKTARHGTFFQMLGNWSFGDYFKQGAIEYAWELLTSPEASGGLGFDERDLWVTVYEDDDEAFGLWRGIGLPEERIQRFGAADNYWSTGQPGPAGPCSEIYFDRGPKYGRDGGPAVDDDRFTEIWNLVFMQYEITNVRSKTEFDVVGELPKKNIDTGMGLERVAFIKQGVENMYETDQVRPVLDRAVDLSGRRYGANHEDDVRFRVIADHVRSSLMLLSDGVTPSNEGRGYILRRLMRRTIRSMRLLGVDVATFPELFSASRDAMSTAYPVVTEDWDRISRSAFAEEETFLRTLASGSTILDLAVEKTKDAGGTSIAGDEAFLLHDTYGFPIDLTLEIAEEAGLSVDRAAFDTLMQEQRARAKADAKSRKRALADPGVYREFRALGETVFTGYTDLETESSVLGLLADGRAVDRAAQGEIVEVILAETALYAESGGQVADKGVIVGPGFELEVLDVQKPLPGLVSHTVEVTVGEVGLGQPARSVVDAANRRAARQAHSATHLVHAALRDTLGRTATQAGSLNRAGYLRFDFAWSQALSESTRSEIEEIANNAVRENLEVSTRVLSLDDAKAAGAMALFGEKYGETVRMVDIGGPWSRELCAGTHVATSAEVGLINLVGESSVGATNRRVEALVGLEAFRSLAAERALVSQLTTSLKTPREQLPARIAELTASLKAAEKKIAAFEARALADRVPALADAAKAAGPHRLVAESLGSAASADDVRTVALQVRDRLGSDPAVVALGADVGGRAIVVVATNEAARSAGAKAGALVKIAAGVLGGGGGGRDDVAQGGGTDVSAMPAALTAISEALAA
- a CDS encoding ATPase; protein product: MKNLLWFLLGIAGGFVLAHLVNKDPRGHEVLAEVDARIGQFTDRIADAYREQESRIAGLADEVKDAAAGAAQTARDAVAEAVADAGKPTD
- the rpsD gene encoding 30S ribosomal protein S4, translating into MATKSQDRRKVRMSRALGVALTPKAARYLEKRPYAPGEHGRTKRKADSDYAVRLREKQRLREQYGIREKQLRIQFEEARRKDGLTGENLVEQLEMRLDALVVRAGFARTTAQARQLVVHRHILVDGQLVDRPSFRVKPGQLIHVKAKSEALEPFQVAAAGGHAEVLPPVPGYLEVELDKLQARLVRRPKRAEVPVVCDVQLVVEYYAAR